Genomic segment of Thiovulum sp. ES:
AAATAAAGCTCATTGTAATTCTTGGGTAGCCCTACGCCGAAACTGTATACGCAATTAATAGCCCATAGAGCGCAAAAGGGCGATAAACTCCTTAGTATCCCTAAGGGCCGTCTCAAAATCCACATCGTACTCCGCAGTTAGGTCGCTAGCTATTTGTTCCACCGTTCTGCCCTCTTTGTGCCCTTTGTATATCCTCCAGCCCGTCCCGTTCATCGCAAGGCTTCCGGCGTTCAAACCCTGGGGCCTTATGCTTCCCAGAAACCCCAAGCTCAAAAGTCCTAATGTCATAACCTTTAGAAATTCCCTCCTAT
This window contains:
- a CDS encoding hypothetical protein (IMG reference gene:2508611413_SP) translates to RREFLKVMTLGLLSLGFLGSIRPQGLNAGSLAMNGTGWRIYKGHKEGRTVEQIASDLTAEYDVDFETALRDTKEFIALLRSMGY